The Candidatus Defluviibacterium haderslevense DNA window TATAAAACAAGCCGAACAAGCTCAAAAATGGCAATCATTAAAAATAACTGAAGACTTGGTTTCTTCTGATGTCAAACCAGAAATCAAAAAACAAACTTTAGAAATTGAAAAAACTATAGACGGAATTACCCGATCTATTCTTGAGGAATGGGAAACGAAAAAAAAGGAATACAAAAACGATCATTTTATTTATAAAGTTCGAGACAAAGAAATAAGTGTTCCTACCTTCACAACATCCCTTTCGCATTCAAGAATTCCAAGGGTTTGTCTACCAGATTACAAAGGTTGGTACGATATCATAAAATGGTCATTACAAGAAAATGTGCCCGGCGAATTTCCATATGCAGCAGGTGTATTTCCATTCAAGCGTAAAGAAGAAGACCCAACCAGAATGTTCGCTGGCGAAGGCGGACCTGAGCGCACCAACCGACGTTTCCATTATGTCTCAGTAGATATGCCTGCTAATCGCCTTTCTACCGCATTTGACTCAGTAACTTTATATGGAGAAGATCCAGATTACCGGCCGGATATTTTTGGAAAAGTTGGAAATTCAGGTGTGAGTATTTGTAGTCTCGATGACGCCAAAAAATTATATTCTGGTTTTGATCTATGTAATCCCAGGACATCTGTTTCCATGACAATCAATGGTCCTGCGGCGACGATATGTGCCTTTTTTATGAATACTGCTATCGATCAACAATGCGAACTATACATTAAAGCCAATGGATTAGAGCACAAAGTTGAAGCTGCACTAAAAGCAAAATTTGATGACCAAAATCTTCCACGACCAAAATATGATGGCGAACTTCCACCTGGAAATAATGGATTGGGTTTGATGTTTTTGGGATTATCCGGAGATCAAATTCTAGAAGCGCCTATTTATGAAGAATTAAAAAACAAAGCACTAAGCTCCGTTAGAGGCACTGTACAAGCTGACATACTCAAAGAAGATCAGGCGCAAAATACCTGTATCTTTTCAACTGAATTTTCTCTCAAATTAATGGGTGATGTTCAAGATTATTTCATTCAAAAAAATGTTCGAAATTTTTATTCTGTTTCGATCAGTGGATATCACATTGCAGAAGCTGGGGCTAATCCGATTTCACAATTAGCATTTACTTTAGCGAATGGTTTTACTTTTGTAGAATACTACCTTTCCAGAGGAATGCATATTGATGATTTTGCACCGAATTTATCTTTCTTTTTTTCTAATGGCGTTGATCCGGAATATGCAGTTATCGGAAGAGTTGCTAGAAAAATCTGGGCTAAGGCCATGAAGATAAAATACAATGCCAATGAAAGAAGTCAAATGTTGAAATATCACATACAAACTTCTGGTCGATCCCTGCATGCACAAGAAATTTCTTTTAACGATATCAGAACGACACTCCAAGCATTATATGCCATCTATGATAATTGTAATTCACTACACACTAATGCCTATGATGAAGCTATAACAACTCCAACTGAAGAATCGGTGCGAAGAGCCATGGCCATTCAACTCATCATCAATAACGAATTGGGTCTAGCTAAAAATGAAAATCCATTACAAGGATCTTTTATCATAGAAGAATTAACTGAACTTGTGGAAGAAGCTGTACTTATGGAATTCGATAGAATTTCAGAGCGAGGTGGTGTATTAGGAGCTATGGAAACGATGTATCAACGCAGTAAAATCCAAGAAGAATCCTTGTATTACGAAACACTCAAACATACTGGTGAATATCCTATAATAGGTGTCAATACCTTCTTAAGTAAAGATGGCTCTCCAACCATTTTGCCTAAAGAAGTTATACGCGCTACTGATGAAGAAAAAAAGGATCAAATCCATGCATTAGAAAATTTGAAAAAAGCCAATATCAGTGTTTCAGATAATCATTTGAAAAATTTACAATTGATGGCCATTAAAAATAAAAATATTTTTGAAGAATTGATTGAAGCTACAAAATATTGCTCCCTAGGACAAATTACTCAGGCATTATATGCTGTTGGTGGAAAGTATCGAAGGAACATGTAAGGGATCAATAAAAAATTATTTAATTTTACCATCATCAATAAAAAAGAAGCACTTCTTAAAAATAATAATTAAAACAGAATGTCAAAAAATTACATTATGATTAGATTTTTTTTCTGATACTATTATTCATCAATATTGCAGAGAACAATCTTAGTGCCAACACAATCATCGTTGGTGTCAATCAGACTTATACTTCTATCCAATCAGCTTACAATATAGCCAAACCTGGTGATACCATTCTTGTAAATGAAGGTATATATACCCAAACCGAATATCTGAGCGGTACTAAAGGTAATGACAAAAACAATATTTACGTCATTTCAAAAAAAAGACACGGTGCAATCTATAGAGGTGGGTCAGAAGCTTGGCATTTAAGTTCCGTTTCCTATATTGTTATCGAAGGGTTTGTGTTCGAACAACAAACCGGTAATGGTGTCAACATGGACGATTCAGGAAGTTTAGTGAATCCTTCTACAAATATTGCAATAATCCACTGCATATTTAGAGATATTAAAGCAACCGGAAACAATGACTTATTAAAATTGTCAGGATTGGATTTTTTCTCAATATCAGAATGTACATTTTTAAATGGAAGCCTCGGAAGCTCAGGTAGTGGAATTGATATGGTAGGATGCCACAATGGTAGAATTAATAAATGCACTTTTGAAAACATGGGTGCCAATAGTATCCAAATGAAAGGAGGAAGTCAATACATCCGGATTGCAAAACACTTTTTAAAAAAGGTGGGCAACGAGCAATCAATATTGGCGGAAGTACCGGGTTGGCATTTTTTAGACCTCAGAATGCAACATTTGAGGCTGCAGATATAAATGTATGGTCGAACATATTCATTGAATCTGACACACCCATTGCATTTGTAGGATGTATCCGAAGTAAAGTGGTAAACAATACCATAATCAATCCGGTAATTTGGATTTTTAGAATACTTCAGGAAACGGTTGACCCCAATCGTTTTGCTCCTTGTGGAATGAATGAATTTACAAATAACATTATTTATTTCCCAAATAATATTAGAACGATTGTTAATATTGGACCAAATACAGATCCTTCTTCATTTATTTTTTCAAATAACTTATGGTACAATCATCAGAATCCAAGTTTTAATCAATACAATTTACCTGTAGCAGAAACCGGAAGTATCAAAGGCAAGGATCCATTATTTGTAAACTTAACACAAGAAAATTTTAATCTTTTAAAAAGCTCACCAGCCATTGGTCAAGGCAAATCGGTGATCGCACCTATTGAAGATTATAATGGAAATCTTTTTGAAATTACCAACCGATCAATTGGAGCCATAGAATATCAAAAAGTAAGCAATAATGATGATTTAAATACTTCATCCATGTTAGTTTATCCAAATCCATCTAAAGGATTAATACATATTATTTCCGACCTTATAAAAGGTGAACATTTAAAAATAACAATTTTTTCAATCCAAGGAAACTTTATAAAAAGCATACCAATTAATACTACAACAAACCCATCCATCGACTTGCAAATGAATGATGGAACTTACATGTATATCATAGAAGATTCAAAAGAGAAAATTCTCAAAAGATCCTTGTTATTGATTTCAAAATAACTTTAAGCGTAGTTAGTAAAAGGTTTCCTTTATGGAGTGGTTGATCAAAGGCGTATTGTTAGGCATTAGTATTGGCCTTTTGGTGGGGCCTTTGTTTTTTGCATTGATACAAGCAGGTATGGAATATGGATTCCGCAAAGGATTTCTTTTTGCAGCAGGAATTTGGATTAGTGATTTCATTCTATTAATGCTCACCTATTTTATATTTAAAAATATTCCACTACCTACAAACACAGATGATATCAGTCCGATTCTTATAGTTATCTGCGCTGCAGCATTTATATTAATTGGTTTAAACATTATGCTCTCACCAACAAAAAAAATGGATCATCAATATCTTCCTACTTCTAAATTATGGACAGTCTTGGTCACAAAAGGTTTTATTGTTAACACCATGAATCCATCTGCATTTTTAATTTGGATGAGTGTTGCGACTATTGCCAATAAAATAACTTTAAAACCCAGTGGCACAGAAATTCTTATGTTCTATTTGAGCATTGGTATCACCATCATTGGTTTAGATTTGTTGAAAATATTCTTAGGTAAGAAAATTGCTTTAAAATTCAAGGATGGTATCCTGTCAAAATTCAAATATGTGTCGGGCGTTTTTTTTATAATTAATGGGTTATATTTGGTGTACGTCGCCATATTCTAAAATAAAAAAAACAAAGTATAAACATTTTAACAATAATAATGCATGCTTATATTTTACCATTGAGAAAATAATGACACAAAAACTAATTAAATAAATATTCTATTCGTAATATTCAAAAAGATATTCATCCTTATATTCAATCTCATTCGCTATTAGTTCAGTTAGGTATTCTGATTTGAACGATACCTTTTTATGATGTATCTTTTGATTTTGAATATATTTATAAACTTTATCCAAATGAGATCGACTATAAGAAAATGCTCCAAATCCGCTTTGCCATTCAAATTTATTTTTGATTAGCCCCTTTTCGTTAATCCAATTATTGCTTGCTCTTTTTATATCTTTAACCAAATCAGAAATGGATATCGCAGGATTCAAACCTATTAATATATGAATATGATCTATCATACCATTTATTGCTAGCATTTTATGTCTATAGTTTTGTACAACAGCAGTTATATATTTATATAATTCTTCTTCCCATGTTTCACTTATAAAACTTTTTCTACCCTTCACTGCAAAAACCAATTGGATAATCAATTGTGTATATGTGTTACTCATTATAAATTCATTGAATCAAACAGGTTGCCCCGCTGGGGCAAATTAAAATCTAAAATTAACCTACAAAATAAATGCCATTTTATGGTATTTATTTTGCGACAAGTAGGTTGCCCCGCTGGGGCAATGATAATTCATACATTGGTTTTGCAGCTATTATTTTGATAAGACGAGCTTGCCCTGTTGAATCTTTTATAATACATACGATGGTGTTACAAATTTTATTTTGATATATGGAGATTGCTACGTTGGGGTAATTTAAATAAATACATTGGTTTTATAATTTTGGTTTTGAGGCAAATAAATAGATTCAGGATACTTGAAACAAAGGGACTGCTATTATAAATATTTTGGGTATAATACTAAACATAAAAATATTCTTCTGTCAGATAAATACTTTTGATAAATCTCTATGTACGAGATTTTTAAAGCCAAGGCTATAACATCTTAATGAAACTTTAATTATACAAATTATATACCTTCTGTTCAATCTATGTATAAAATCTTAACTTGGAAAATCATTAGCCCAATAGGTCAATTTCTTTGTAGCATTGCAAAATGCGTAAATCTTTGTCCCAACAGACCATGCTCCTAGTAGCATCGTAAGATGCGTAAAATCTTTCCCAACGAGCCATCCTCCTAGTATCTTCGAAACATGAATAAATCTTTACCCAAAAAAACCAACCTTTTTTTAGCATATTATGATGCACAAATCTTTTACCAACGGTCCAAACTCCTTATTGCTTCGAAACATAAATAAATCTTTGCATCGAAAGACGGTCAAATCTTTGTCCCATCAGGCTTACATCCTTGTACCATCAAAACTTGGGTAAATCTTTGCCCCATAGACCCATCCTTACTGTAGCATCACACGATACGCAAATCTTTTTCACAACGAGCCAAACTCATTATAGCTTAGAAAAATGAATAAATCTTTGTCTCGAAGAACCAACTTCCCTGTTGCATCGAAAGACGATCAAATCTTTGTCCCATCGGGCTTACATCTTTGTACCATCAAAACTTGGGTAAATCTTTGCCCCAGCAGGGCAACCCCTTGTAGCATCGTAAGATGCGTAAATTATTGCTCCAGCGGAGCAACCTATTTGCAAGATTAAAAATCAAAATACCCTCAGGTAAAATCATAAAAACGATCTTTTCTACCTCATCTATTTCTTCTACAAAATCTTCGTGTAATGGAATTAATAATGATCTACCCTCATGCATAACTCTGGCCATCAACTGCGATGGATATTCTTCAATACTGGTAATAGCAACATTATAATTCGATGTCCGATCATGAATCGAGTAGCCCTCTAATCCTTGACTTTTACCTTGAATCTTGGCAGATCTTTTTGTTGCTTTTGATAATTTATTTTCATCTATATAAAAACTTTGATGACTTAATACTCTTGCCTGCTCAGGATTATCTACACCTTCTAATTTCAACAAAGTACTCCCATCTGTTTTACATGATTCAATAAAAAAAGGAACGTGACATCCGTTTATTTTAAAAAAAACGACCTTTTCACTTAGTATATGTTTTTTGAAAATTGGATTCATTTCAACATCTAAAATGCCTTTTATTCCATGTGATTTGTAACATTTGCCAGCTTCAATAAAATCAATCATAAACCTAATTATGTTGAATTAAATATTGGCGAATAATAACACCACGTTCTGCCTTGGGATCATAAGGAGTATTGGGATTGGCGAAACCTCTTTTTAAAAACCATGCTTCGTGATACACCATACCAATATGATCTGCATATTTAGAATTCGATTTGATTTTAATAATTTCATCTGTATAATCAGCTTCCTCAACACTGAGAACGTTTTCAAATGAACCAGAAGAAATCAATTCTTTTGATTTTATATCTAAATAATAATAAGAATTATTATTCCAATAACTAAAAAGTTCAAAGGGTTCCCCTTGGAAAGTTATCAATTGCCTTGAACCAATATAAACATTACCATTCCATGATTTATTTTTAGCAACAGGATAAACTAATTTAATAAAATCAAGACCAAACTCTGTTTTGATCAATTTGCTTTTACTCGAAGTGACGAATGAATTTCCAACCAATTCCCAGGATGCACTGGAATCTTTTCTTAGGTATTGATCTAAAGAAAATACCAATTCATTATTTGCATTTCGAAAAGTATCTACTACTTCTTCCATGATTTCAACACTTACTGAATCAATAGTAACCACAATTTCCTTGGAAAATAAATAGAGTCCGTTTTATAAATCCAAAATTTACCCAACTCTAATGGCGTATAAGTATAACCAAAAGTAGTTTCATCCAATACTTCAACTTCAGGATCACAAGCATTGATAACTAAACCTGTTACCAATATTATAACTATCGTTTTTATGAATTGCATCTTTACCATTAATGATTAAAATTAAATAACGAATTCCGAATGATACCACCACAAACCACATCATCACCTTCATAAATGACAGCCGATTGACCGGGAGCGATACCTCTAACAGGAGCATGGAAGTGAATTTTTAATTCGTCGCCTTGGTGTTGGACCTGACATACATGTCCAGGATCTTTATATCGAACTTTAGTAACGAAATCCTCATCACCCGGCACGGTATTATATTTTAACCAATTCAGTTTGCTAACATCCATAGCTGGTCTTGACAGCTCCATTTCTTCTCCCAAAACAACTGTATTGGTCTCCGGAATTATGTCGGTAACAAACATTGGTTTCCCAAATGCTTTTCCTAAACCTTTACGTTGGCCCACGGTATAAAAAGGATATCCATCATGATAACCTAAAACCGATCCAGATTGATCTATAAATAGTCCACCTTTGACTTCATCTTCTAATCCTTCTACCCGGCGCTTTAAAAACCTCTATAATCATTGTCAGGTACAAAACAAATCTCGTAACTCTCGGCCTTTTTGCCAAATTATCGTATTGACGATCAGCAGCAAACTGTCTCACTTCCGGCTTAAGATATTCAGCTAGCGGAAACACACTTCTTCCAAGAGCTTCCTGTGTTAGTCCCCATAATACATAGGATTGATCCTTGACCAAATCCTTAGCTTTGGATACATAATACCGGTCTTCAAGTTTATTCTTGCGCACATAATGTCCTGTGGCGATGAATTCACAATCCAGTCCGT harbors:
- a CDS encoding T9SS type A sorting domain-containing protein; the encoded protein is MAFFRPQNATFEAADINVWSNIFIESDTPIAFVGCIRSKVVNNTIINPVIWIFRILQETVDPNRFAPCGMNEFTNNIIYFPNNIRTIVNIGPNTDPSSFIFSNNLWYNHQNPSFNQYNLPVAETGSIKGKDPLFVNLTQENFNLLKSSPAIGQGKSVIAPIEDYNGNLFEITNRSIGAIEYQKVSNNDDLNTSSMLVYPNPSKGLIHIISDLIKGEHLKITIFSIQGNFIKSIPINTTTNPSIDLQMNDGTYMYIIEDSKEKILKRSLLLISK
- a CDS encoding LysE family transporter — encoded protein: MEWLIKGVLLGISIGLLVGPLFFALIQAGMEYGFRKGFLFAAGIWISDFILLMLTYFIFKNIPLPTNTDDISPILIVICAAAFILIGLNIMLSPTKKMDHQYLPTSKLWTVLVTKGFIVNTMNPSAFLIWMSVATIANKITLKPSGTEILMFYLSIGITIIGLDLLKIFLGKKIALKFKDGILSKFKYVSGVFFIINGLYLVYVAIF
- the tnpA gene encoding IS200/IS605 family transposase → MSNTYTQLIIQLVFAVKGRKSFISETWEEELYKYITAVVQNYRHKMLAINGMIDHIHILIGLNPAISISDLVKDIKRASNNWINEKGLIKNKFEWQSGFGAFSYSRSHLDKVYKYIQNQKIHHKKVSFKSEYLTELIANEIEYKDEYLFEYYE